From one Solanum lycopersicum chromosome 12, SLM_r2.1 genomic stretch:
- the LOC101247994 gene encoding VQ motif-containing protein 11-like yields the protein MTSTSKNNKKHNNSVMNISSNNNNNNNTTFVQADPSNFRSVVQKLTSFESNKFPTIIDRTRSSTFNLHKRRHNASKVEYISTSKTMNLSTTQKVTTSSSSFLASPISPLDVLTRGISPRSTMDDDDDEEEEEERAIAEKRFYLHPNTPRASQTPQLLSLFPLQSPKDTHHS from the coding sequence ATGACTTCAACCTCTAAAAACAACAAGAAACACAACAATAGTGTGATGAACATCTCAtctaataacaataacaataataatacgaCTTTTGTCCAAGCTGATCCTTCCAACTTCCGTTCTGTGGTTCAAAAACTCACTAGTTTTGAATCCAACAAGTTCCCCACCATCATCGATCGAACGCGTTCATCGACGTTCAATTTACATAAACGGAGGCATAATGCAAGTAAAGTTGAATATATTTCTACAAGTAAGACCATGAATTTGTCTACTACACAAAAAGTTACTACTAGTAGTAGTAGTTTTCTTGCATCTCCAATTTCACCTCTTGATGTGTTGACACGTGGAATAAGTCCAAGATCAACcatggatgatgatgatgatgaagaagaagaagaagaaagagctATTGCTGAGAAAAGATTTTACTTGCATCCTAATACTCCTAGAGCTTCTCAAACACCTCAACTTCTTTCTCTATTTCCTCTTCAATCTCCTAAAGACACGCATCATTCATGA